A portion of the Micromonospora tarapacensis genome contains these proteins:
- the mgrA gene encoding L-glyceraldehyde 3-phosphate reductase codes for MIVTYLADDTRYDQMPYRRSGASGLRLPAISLGLWHNFGPDRPFERQRDIVRRAFDLGVTHFDLANNYGPPPGAAEENFGRMLAGDLGPYRDELIISSKAGYLMWPGPYGEWGSRKNLVSSLDQSLRRLGLDYVDIFYSHRYDPDTPLEETMGALDAAVRSGKALYVGISNYNSEQTQRAAAILRDLGTPLLINQPAYSMFNRWTEEDGLLDTLERVGAGCIAYSPLAQGLLTDRYLDGIPADSRVRTSVFLSENDVSSQRLATIRALAAVAERRGQSLAQLALAWALRDPRMTSLIIGASSVSQLEANIAAVEGLDLTAEDLAEIDVQLG; via the coding sequence ATGATCGTGACCTACCTCGCCGACGACACGCGTTACGACCAGATGCCCTACCGGCGCAGCGGAGCCAGCGGGCTGCGCCTGCCGGCGATCTCGCTCGGACTGTGGCACAACTTCGGGCCGGATCGTCCCTTCGAGCGCCAGCGGGACATCGTCCGGCGCGCCTTCGATCTCGGCGTCACCCACTTCGACCTGGCCAACAACTACGGGCCACCGCCCGGTGCCGCCGAGGAGAACTTCGGCCGGATGCTGGCCGGTGACCTCGGGCCGTACCGGGACGAGCTGATCATCTCCAGCAAGGCCGGCTATCTGATGTGGCCCGGCCCGTACGGCGAGTGGGGCTCCCGCAAGAACCTGGTCTCCTCGCTCGACCAGTCACTGCGTCGGCTCGGCCTGGACTACGTGGACATCTTCTACAGCCACCGGTACGACCCGGACACGCCGCTGGAGGAGACGATGGGTGCCCTGGACGCCGCCGTCCGATCCGGCAAGGCGCTCTACGTCGGCATCTCCAACTACAACTCCGAGCAGACCCAGCGGGCCGCGGCGATCCTTCGCGACCTGGGTACGCCGCTGCTGATCAACCAACCCGCCTACTCCATGTTCAACCGCTGGACGGAGGAGGACGGCCTGCTCGACACGCTGGAGCGCGTCGGAGCGGGCTGCATCGCGTACAGCCCGCTGGCCCAGGGCCTGCTCACCGACCGATACCTCGACGGCATCCCCGCCGACTCCCGGGTGCGCACCAGCGTCTTCCTCTCGGAGAACGACGTCAGCTCGCAGCGGCTGGCGACGATCCGGGCCCTGGCCGCCGTCGCCGAGCGGCGTGGGCAGTCCCTGGCGCAGCTCGCGCTCGCCTGGGCGTTGCGGGACCCCCGGATGACCAGCCTGATCATCGGCGCCAGCAGTGTCTCCCAGTTGGAGGCGAACATCGCCGCCGTGGAGGGCCTCGACCTGACCGCCGAGGACCTGGCCGAGATCGACGTCCAGTTGGGCTGA
- the fxsT gene encoding FxSxx-COOH system tetratricopeptide repeat protein — protein MTTTDRTTTTTGGREGRIITFYSYKGGTGRTMALANVAWILAANGHRVLAVDWDLESPGLHRYFHPFLLDKDLRTSRGVIDMARDYADAAVRPFDETEDPDWIGTAADVLRHAVSLEWRFPLPPRDVTGGAHPVRPGFLDLLPAGRQDPSYTKAVSTFDWQAFFEKLGGNSFLDALAASMRANYDYVLIDSRTGVSDGAGICTVRLPDTVVTSFTLNEQSIDGAVAVARSIVRQRGDRPVRILPVPMRVDNAEQLKLEAGRDQARRRFTPLLPRLSPEESDRYWGEVEIPYQPYYAYEEILAAFGDRAHHEATLLAAYERLTRAITDGEVEDLPPLDDRLRRKWLAKFERQRLAGSAPDVFVSYAALDRAWAEWICDELRATGLRAVMREVDFPANPAGGDPAAVGFSDAAGLIVLLSQEYMQSPNAAELWSRATAHDPTTGTSYLVPVRLDNSRAPGLFLERIPVDLVGVDEQEATARLLEALDHPARPAPDPEGTPVRRRFPGNEPPVWRVPLPRNVQFVGRGPLLEGMRDWLSGSEAGHVPLALHGLGGVGKSQIALEYAYRFRAEYDIVWWISAQQPSVLRLALGALADRLAAELDTPLSGSVSERVNWILDVLRRGVPFRRWLLILDNADEPSELPELIPQGPGHVLVTTRNHAWSRHARMLEVGAFDRDESVDLLRRRAGHLDRGDAELIAARLGDLPLAIEQASAWLATTGESPAQYLARVGRYLPDMLAEELPADYQQTGAQPWLVSLDSLRERNPAAAKLLEVCAFFASEPIPMSLVTGDRFINVLLPHDPSLRDPLLMGRALRDIGRYALARIDSVRGGGRGRGQERADEAGQTSLRMHTLVQELIRESLSEQEKDENRQHVHAILAAANPKDPDQPDYWPVYAELWPHLLPSRTLTSDQPEVRQLLLDVARYMWIRVDFATCAELAEQAIALWQERYGPDDPQTLMMRFQLANALRLEARYQTAYDIDRDVYDRLRRSLGEDHEYTVIAAGSLAADLRALGYFERARDLDARTEELAREVFGEDHPRALIAAHNLAISLRLVGDLRGALSRNERTLARRRETLGPMHPFTLFSAGQYGRDLRDTGDLIESRRVLEAAVEANRLVLGEEDPETLRALKNYAVTLRKIGELERAHTLSADVLVRSRRRHGPDHPDVQASAMNLACDESAIGDDAGALRRARPVHRWYRDNMGEDHLFTLAYANNLAIFLRKVGETEAAFDLSHEVVGRFTERIGADHPYTMAANINLANCWFARREFAAALASDQEAHERSRRILGPGHPDTLAVANNLATSLSVTGDHRGARALREQVMPLYRRVLGEEHPNTIALVEANRLNCDLEPPPT, from the coding sequence GTGACGACCACTGACCGAACCACGACCACCACCGGCGGCAGGGAGGGCCGGATCATCACGTTCTACTCGTACAAGGGCGGCACCGGACGCACCATGGCGCTGGCGAACGTGGCCTGGATCCTCGCCGCGAACGGCCACCGGGTCCTCGCCGTGGACTGGGACCTGGAGTCACCCGGTCTGCACCGGTACTTCCACCCGTTCCTGCTGGACAAGGACCTGCGCACCTCGCGCGGGGTGATCGACATGGCGCGCGACTACGCCGACGCCGCCGTCCGTCCCTTCGACGAGACGGAGGACCCGGACTGGATCGGTACCGCGGCCGACGTGCTGCGGCACGCGGTGTCGCTGGAGTGGCGCTTCCCGCTGCCGCCGCGGGACGTGACCGGCGGCGCCCACCCCGTCCGGCCCGGCTTCCTGGACCTGCTGCCCGCCGGACGGCAGGACCCGTCGTACACCAAGGCGGTCAGCACCTTCGACTGGCAGGCGTTCTTCGAGAAGCTCGGCGGCAACAGCTTCCTGGACGCGCTGGCCGCCAGCATGCGGGCCAACTACGACTACGTGCTGATCGACAGCCGCACCGGGGTCAGCGACGGCGCCGGCATCTGCACGGTGCGGCTGCCCGACACGGTCGTCACCTCCTTCACCCTCAACGAGCAGAGCATCGACGGGGCCGTCGCGGTGGCGCGGTCGATCGTCCGACAACGCGGCGACCGGCCCGTGCGGATCCTGCCGGTGCCGATGCGGGTCGACAACGCCGAACAGCTCAAGCTGGAGGCCGGGCGGGATCAGGCGCGCCGGCGGTTCACTCCGCTGCTGCCCCGGCTCTCGCCGGAGGAGAGCGACCGGTACTGGGGTGAGGTCGAGATCCCCTACCAGCCCTACTACGCGTACGAGGAGATCCTCGCCGCCTTCGGGGACCGGGCGCACCACGAGGCGACGCTGCTCGCCGCGTACGAGCGGCTGACCCGGGCCATCACCGACGGCGAGGTCGAGGACCTACCCCCGCTGGACGACCGGCTCCGCCGCAAGTGGCTGGCCAAGTTCGAGCGGCAGCGCCTCGCCGGCAGCGCCCCCGACGTCTTCGTCAGCTACGCGGCCCTGGACCGGGCCTGGGCGGAGTGGATCTGCGACGAACTTCGTGCCACCGGGCTGCGGGCGGTCATGCGGGAGGTCGACTTTCCCGCCAACCCGGCCGGCGGCGACCCGGCCGCCGTCGGCTTCAGCGACGCCGCCGGGCTCATCGTGCTGCTGTCCCAGGAGTACATGCAGTCGCCGAACGCGGCCGAGCTGTGGAGCCGGGCCACCGCCCACGACCCCACCACCGGCACCAGCTACCTGGTGCCCGTCCGGCTGGACAACTCCCGCGCCCCCGGGCTGTTCCTGGAACGCATCCCGGTCGACCTGGTGGGGGTCGACGAGCAGGAGGCGACGGCCCGGCTGCTGGAGGCACTGGACCACCCCGCCCGGCCCGCGCCCGACCCGGAAGGCACCCCGGTGCGCCGCCGCTTTCCGGGCAACGAGCCTCCGGTCTGGCGGGTGCCGCTGCCACGCAACGTCCAGTTCGTCGGGCGTGGCCCGCTGCTGGAGGGGATGCGCGACTGGCTCTCCGGTTCCGAGGCGGGTCACGTGCCGCTGGCGCTACACGGCCTCGGCGGTGTCGGCAAGAGCCAGATCGCCCTGGAGTACGCCTACCGGTTCCGCGCCGAGTACGACATCGTCTGGTGGATATCGGCGCAGCAGCCGAGCGTCCTGCGTCTCGCCCTGGGCGCGCTCGCCGACCGGCTCGCCGCCGAGCTGGACACGCCGCTGAGCGGCAGCGTCAGCGAACGGGTCAACTGGATCCTCGACGTGCTGCGCCGCGGGGTGCCGTTCCGGCGCTGGCTGCTCATCCTCGACAACGCCGACGAGCCCTCGGAGCTGCCCGAACTGATCCCGCAGGGTCCCGGGCACGTGCTGGTCACCACCCGCAACCACGCCTGGAGCCGGCACGCCCGGATGCTGGAGGTGGGCGCCTTCGACCGGGACGAGAGCGTCGACCTGCTCCGCCGTCGGGCCGGGCATCTGGACCGCGGCGACGCCGAGCTGATCGCCGCCCGCCTCGGTGACCTGCCGCTGGCCATCGAACAGGCCAGCGCGTGGCTGGCCACCACCGGCGAGTCTCCCGCCCAGTACCTCGCCCGGGTCGGGCGGTACCTGCCCGACATGCTCGCCGAGGAACTGCCGGCCGACTACCAGCAGACCGGTGCGCAGCCGTGGCTGGTCTCGCTGGACAGCCTGCGCGAGCGCAACCCGGCGGCGGCGAAGCTGTTGGAGGTCTGCGCCTTCTTCGCCAGCGAGCCGATCCCGATGTCGCTGGTCACCGGGGACCGGTTCATCAACGTGCTGCTGCCCCACGATCCCTCGCTGCGCGACCCCCTGCTGATGGGGCGGGCGCTGCGCGACATCGGCCGGTACGCGCTGGCCCGCATCGACAGCGTCCGGGGCGGTGGCCGGGGCCGCGGCCAGGAGCGCGCCGACGAGGCCGGCCAGACCAGCCTGCGCATGCACACGCTGGTGCAGGAGCTGATCCGGGAGTCGCTCTCCGAGCAGGAGAAGGACGAGAACCGCCAGCACGTGCACGCCATCCTGGCGGCGGCCAACCCGAAGGACCCCGACCAGCCCGACTACTGGCCGGTCTACGCGGAGCTGTGGCCGCACCTGCTGCCGTCGCGGACCCTCACCTCGGACCAGCCGGAGGTGCGGCAACTGCTGCTCGACGTGGCCCGCTACATGTGGATCCGGGTCGACTTCGCCACCTGCGCCGAGCTGGCCGAACAGGCGATCGCGCTGTGGCAGGAACGGTACGGCCCGGACGACCCGCAGACGCTGATGATGCGGTTCCAGCTGGCCAACGCCCTGCGCCTGGAGGCCCGCTACCAGACCGCCTACGACATCGACCGGGACGTCTACGACCGGCTCCGCCGCAGCCTCGGGGAGGACCACGAGTACACCGTGATCGCGGCCGGCAGCCTCGCCGCCGACCTGCGTGCGCTCGGATACTTCGAGCGCGCCCGCGACCTGGACGCCCGCACCGAGGAACTGGCCCGGGAGGTCTTCGGCGAGGATCATCCTCGCGCCCTGATCGCGGCGCACAACCTGGCCATCTCCCTGCGCCTGGTCGGTGACCTGCGCGGCGCCCTGAGCCGCAACGAGCGCACCCTGGCCCGGCGCCGGGAGACGCTCGGCCCGATGCACCCGTTCACCCTCTTCTCCGCCGGCCAGTACGGCCGCGACCTGCGCGACACCGGTGATCTCATCGAGTCCCGCCGGGTCCTCGAGGCGGCGGTGGAGGCGAACCGGCTGGTGCTGGGTGAGGAGGATCCGGAGACGCTACGGGCGCTGAAGAACTACGCGGTGACCCTGCGCAAGATCGGCGAGCTGGAGCGGGCGCACACGTTGAGCGCGGACGTGCTGGTGCGGTCCCGCCGGCGGCACGGCCCCGACCACCCCGACGTGCAGGCCAGCGCGATGAACCTGGCCTGCGACGAGTCGGCGATCGGGGACGACGCGGGAGCGCTGCGCCGGGCGCGGCCGGTGCACCGGTGGTACCGGGACAACATGGGCGAGGATCACCTGTTCACCCTCGCCTACGCCAACAATCTGGCGATCTTCCTGCGTAAGGTCGGCGAGACGGAGGCCGCCTTCGACCTCTCCCACGAGGTGGTCGGCCGGTTCACCGAACGCATCGGTGCGGACCATCCGTACACCATGGCGGCCAACATCAACCTGGCGAACTGCTGGTTCGCCCGCCGCGAGTTCGCCGCCGCGCTGGCCAGCGACCAGGAGGCGCACGAGCGCAGCCGGCGGATCCTCGGGCCCGGCCACCCGGACACCCTGGCGGTGGCGAACAACCTCGCCACCAGCCTGAGCGTCACCGGGGATCACCGGGGCGCCCGGGCGTTGCGCGAGCAGGTGATGCCGCTGTACCGCCGGGTGCTCGGCGAGGAGCACCCGAACACCATCGCACTCGTGGAGGCGAACCGGCTCAACTGCGACCTGGAGCCGCCACCTACCTGA
- the fxsA gene encoding FxSxx-COOH cyclophane-containing RiPP peptide yields MDTTEDGSLGVLVDLGDVSLADLPELDGSPFACSLRRILDEVDRPQDAVAGWNSAM; encoded by the coding sequence ATGGATACGACCGAAGACGGCTCGCTGGGTGTCCTCGTGGACCTCGGCGACGTGAGCCTCGCCGATCTGCCGGAGTTGGACGGGTCGCCGTTCGCATGTTCGCTACGCCGGATCCTGGACGAGGTCGACCGCCCGCAGGACGCGGTCGCCGGGTGGAACTCGGCGATGTGA
- a CDS encoding FxsB family cyclophane-forming radical SAM/SPASM peptide maturase, with product MELGDVTVRGEGRAQAVADGPAPVRPVPFSEFILKVHSRCNLACDYCYMYELADRSARTDPPLMSPDIFDRTCRRMAEHVHAHELAVTRIVLHGGEPLLAGAPTLARMADRLRGALAPAQARITVQTNGTLLDERALSVLADAGVLIGVSLDGERVANDRHRRYASGRGSFDAVDGALRLLAGRAEAYAGILCVVDLDADPRRTYEALLAYRPPMVDFLLPHANWDAPPPRGGRDASAYGSWLAEAFDGWYDAPVRLTRVRIFEELINLLLGGSSRTESMGLSPVAAVVVNTDGGYEQVDTLRSSYPGAVDTDLTVFDHTFDDVLRHPAVAIRQAGLSALAPGCRACPVHRVCGGGNYPHRYRDGSFHNPSVYCHDLRLLIEHVAGRLRTDLAGLPRRGR from the coding sequence GTGGAACTCGGCGATGTGACCGTGCGGGGCGAGGGGCGTGCTCAGGCGGTGGCGGACGGGCCGGCACCGGTGCGGCCGGTGCCCTTCTCCGAGTTCATCCTCAAGGTGCACAGCAGGTGCAACCTGGCCTGCGACTACTGCTACATGTACGAGCTGGCGGACCGTAGCGCCCGCACCGATCCGCCGCTGATGTCCCCCGACATCTTCGATCGCACCTGCCGGCGGATGGCGGAGCACGTCCATGCGCACGAGCTGGCCGTGACGCGCATCGTGCTGCACGGCGGTGAGCCGTTGCTGGCCGGTGCCCCGACCCTGGCGCGGATGGCCGACCGGCTGCGGGGCGCGCTCGCGCCGGCGCAGGCCCGGATCACCGTGCAGACCAACGGCACCCTGCTCGACGAGCGGGCACTGTCCGTGCTGGCCGACGCGGGCGTGCTGATCGGGGTGAGCCTGGACGGCGAGCGGGTCGCCAACGACCGGCACCGCCGCTACGCCTCGGGGCGCGGCAGCTTCGACGCCGTCGACGGGGCGCTGCGGCTGCTGGCCGGCCGCGCCGAGGCGTACGCGGGAATTCTCTGCGTCGTCGACCTCGACGCCGACCCGCGACGGACGTACGAGGCGTTGCTGGCGTACCGCCCGCCGATGGTGGACTTCCTGCTCCCGCACGCCAACTGGGATGCCCCGCCGCCCCGGGGCGGGCGTGACGCGAGCGCCTACGGCAGCTGGTTGGCCGAGGCCTTCGACGGGTGGTACGACGCGCCGGTGCGGCTCACCCGGGTCCGGATCTTCGAGGAACTGATCAACCTGCTGCTCGGCGGAAGCAGCCGTACCGAGTCCATGGGGTTGAGCCCGGTCGCCGCCGTGGTGGTCAACACCGACGGCGGGTACGAACAGGTCGACACCCTGCGGTCCAGCTATCCGGGCGCGGTCGACACCGACCTGACGGTCTTCGACCACACCTTCGACGACGTGCTGCGCCACCCCGCCGTGGCCATCCGGCAGGCCGGGCTGTCGGCGCTCGCCCCCGGCTGCCGGGCCTGTCCCGTGCACCGGGTCTGCGGAGGCGGCAACTATCCGCACCGCTATCGGGACGGCAGTTTCCACAACCCCTCCGTCTACTGCCACGACCTGCGCCTGCTGATCGAGCATGTCGCGGGCCGGCTCCGGACCGACCTGGCCGGCCTGCCCAGACGCGGCCGGTGA
- a CDS encoding HEXXH motif domain-containing protein, whose product MSGYHRLRPADLDALAAGPGSAELVRTLRGGQVSKRMLQLRAVLDLADPAETGRYFALLTAAARRDPAVGRAVLALPHTGAWLAVTLRRLRRQAGPSTVPAPLAGRTTTGLEPTPDAVGPVAADLGYLGGLAAAAAIRAGLEFELPVTAVDGEVFLPSLGRARSGRAGRVTVSRTGDRVRVGSVEVPPPGAEPPGAGIDSDGWSGLHRLHGSADGLTVQLCLDDLDPCRDCHRLCASGRLDPAVVRQWQRLLDEAWPILVRHHRGHAAAISEGLRTIVPLQSDTASAGVNVTSMDAFGAVSMTPPADGQGLALGLLHEFQHAKLGAAIDIEPLYEPDDRRYYYAPWRDDPRPLGAALQGVYAFVAVTEFWRTRRAVAPAGRIRLAEVEFARWRDRVGRTCADIRSHGRLTSAGRRFVEGLDAVIDGWRDDPVPAGAAALAREAADDHWTVWRLRNRRPDPGLVDRLVEAWRAGVDCPAITVPVRVRPADGRWLSRSPRLDLVRLRLADPERFDRLRSGAERLTDALPEASAGDLALAGGDHLAARAWYQRQLRHEPDQLAAWVGLTLADGRLPAAEAAVHADPELCRAVLRALAAVAAAPDPLELCRWLAPVTCVSTPDRPSPTVPPGRAAVVR is encoded by the coding sequence GTGAGCGGCTACCACCGGCTCCGGCCGGCCGACCTCGACGCACTCGCCGCCGGCCCGGGCAGCGCCGAACTCGTGCGTACCCTGCGCGGCGGGCAGGTCAGCAAGCGGATGCTGCAGTTGCGCGCCGTGCTGGACCTGGCCGATCCGGCCGAGACCGGTCGGTACTTCGCGCTGCTCACCGCCGCGGCGCGGCGGGATCCGGCGGTCGGCCGGGCAGTGCTCGCCCTGCCGCACACCGGCGCGTGGCTCGCGGTCACCCTGCGCCGGCTGCGTCGGCAGGCCGGCCCATCCACCGTCCCGGCGCCGCTCGCCGGACGGACCACGACCGGCCTGGAGCCGACTCCCGACGCGGTCGGCCCGGTCGCCGCCGATCTGGGGTACCTCGGCGGGCTGGCCGCCGCGGCGGCGATCCGGGCCGGCCTGGAGTTCGAGTTGCCGGTGACGGCCGTGGACGGCGAGGTCTTCCTGCCCTCCCTCGGCCGGGCCCGCAGCGGCCGTGCCGGCCGGGTGACGGTGTCCCGAACTGGTGATCGGGTGCGGGTGGGTTCGGTCGAGGTGCCACCGCCCGGCGCGGAACCGCCCGGCGCGGGGATCGACTCGGACGGCTGGTCCGGCCTGCACCGGCTGCACGGCAGCGCCGACGGCCTCACCGTCCAGCTGTGTCTCGACGACCTCGATCCGTGCCGCGACTGCCACCGGCTCTGCGCCAGCGGCCGGTTGGACCCGGCCGTGGTGAGGCAGTGGCAGCGGCTGCTCGACGAGGCCTGGCCGATCCTGGTGCGGCACCACCGCGGGCATGCCGCCGCGATCTCCGAGGGGCTGCGGACCATCGTGCCGTTGCAGTCCGACACGGCCAGCGCGGGGGTGAACGTCACGAGCATGGACGCCTTCGGTGCGGTCTCGATGACCCCGCCGGCCGACGGCCAAGGGCTGGCCCTCGGCCTGCTGCACGAGTTCCAGCACGCGAAACTCGGCGCCGCCATCGACATCGAGCCGCTGTACGAACCCGACGACCGGCGGTACTACTACGCGCCCTGGCGCGACGATCCGCGGCCGTTGGGTGCCGCCCTGCAAGGGGTGTACGCCTTCGTCGCGGTGACCGAGTTCTGGCGGACCCGGCGGGCGGTGGCCCCGGCGGGGCGGATTCGACTGGCCGAGGTGGAGTTCGCGCGCTGGCGGGACCGGGTCGGGCGGACCTGCGCGGACATCCGGTCGCACGGGCGGCTGACCTCGGCCGGCCGCCGCTTCGTCGAGGGGCTGGACGCGGTCATCGACGGCTGGCGGGACGATCCGGTGCCGGCCGGGGCTGCCGCGCTGGCCCGCGAGGCGGCGGACGATCACTGGACGGTGTGGCGACTGCGAAACCGGCGGCCCGATCCGGGGCTGGTGGACCGGCTCGTCGAGGCCTGGCGGGCCGGGGTGGACTGCCCCGCGATCACCGTCCCGGTTCGGGTGCGGCCGGCCGACGGCAGGTGGCTGAGCCGGAGCCCTCGGCTGGATCTGGTGCGGCTGCGGTTGGCCGATCCGGAACGCTTCGACCGGCTGCGCAGCGGTGCCGAACGCCTCACCGACGCGCTACCAGAGGCCTCGGCCGGCGACCTGGCGCTGGCCGGCGGCGATCATCTGGCGGCCCGGGCGTGGTACCAGCGGCAGTTGCGGCACGAGCCGGACCAGTTGGCGGCGTGGGTCGGACTGACCCTCGCCGACGGTCGGCTGCCGGCCGCCGAGGCGGCGGTGCACGCCGACCCGGAGCTGTGCCGGGCGGTCCTGCGCGCGCTCGCGGCGGTCGCGGCGGCGCCGGATCCGCTGGAGCTGTGCCGCTGGCTGGCCCCGGTGACCTGCGTATCCACCCCCGACCGACCATCGCCGACGGTGCCGCCGGGTCGTGCGGCGGTGGTCAGGTAG
- a CDS encoding aldo/keto reductase produces the protein MRYVRLDTPKPLSKIGLGTWQFGSREWGYGPDYERLAADIVRRAVELGVTVFDTAELYGFGRSERILGAALAADRDKVTVATKIFPVLPVASVVQQRAVASAARLGVSSIDLYQLHHHNPVVGDHRTMRGMRALQDVGLVGEVGVSNYSLRRWQVAEAALGRRVLSNQVRYSMLDRKPEENLLPYAEQAGRLVIAYSPLAQGFLSGRYDADHPPVGAVRRANPHFLPENLERGAALIETLRQVAAAHDATPSQIALAYVLRHPNVVAIPGASSVAQVERNAAAAEIDLTEDEYAALVNAARAFRPVTGLAAVPEFVRARMGR, from the coding sequence ATGCGCTACGTGCGGCTCGACACCCCGAAACCCCTGTCCAAGATCGGCCTCGGTACCTGGCAGTTCGGTTCGCGCGAGTGGGGCTACGGCCCTGACTACGAGCGGTTGGCGGCGGACATCGTCCGACGCGCGGTCGAGCTGGGCGTCACCGTCTTCGACACCGCCGAGTTGTACGGCTTCGGCCGCAGCGAACGGATCCTGGGCGCGGCACTGGCCGCCGACCGGGACAAGGTGACCGTGGCCACCAAGATCTTCCCGGTGCTGCCGGTGGCGTCGGTGGTGCAGCAGCGGGCGGTCGCCTCGGCGGCCCGGCTCGGCGTCAGCAGCATCGACCTCTACCAGTTGCACCATCACAACCCCGTGGTCGGCGACCACCGGACCATGCGGGGCATGCGGGCGTTGCAGGACGTCGGCCTGGTCGGCGAGGTGGGGGTGAGCAACTACAGCCTGCGCCGCTGGCAGGTGGCCGAGGCCGCGTTGGGTCGGCGGGTGCTGAGCAACCAGGTTCGCTACAGCATGCTCGACCGCAAACCGGAGGAGAATCTGCTGCCGTACGCGGAGCAGGCCGGCCGGTTGGTCATCGCGTACAGTCCGCTGGCGCAGGGGTTCCTCTCCGGGCGGTACGACGCCGACCATCCGCCGGTCGGCGCGGTGCGCCGGGCCAACCCGCACTTCCTGCCGGAGAACCTGGAACGCGGCGCCGCGTTGATCGAGACACTGCGTCAGGTGGCCGCCGCGCACGATGCCACGCCGAGCCAGATCGCCCTGGCGTACGTGCTGCGCCACCCGAACGTGGTGGCCATTCCCGGTGCGTCGAGCGTGGCGCAGGTGGAGCGCAACGCCGCCGCCGCGGAGATCGACCTTACCGAGGACGAGTACGCCGCCCTGGTCAACGCGGCGCGGGCCTTCCGTCCGGTCACCGGCCTGGCCGCCGTGCCGGAGTTCGTCCGGGCCCGAATGGGACGGTGA